One genomic segment of Kordiimonas sp. SCSIO 12603 includes these proteins:
- a CDS encoding phosphoribosyl-ATP diphosphatase, with protein MKADWQTLEQLELLLEERKNADPDHSYVAKLYKKGDKKIAQKVGEEAVETAMAVAAGDDAELIKESADLLFHLMILLKARGKGLAHVMAELERREGLSGLVEKASRDQ; from the coding sequence ATGAAGGCAGATTGGCAAACCTTGGAACAGTTGGAACTCTTACTTGAAGAGCGCAAAAACGCTGACCCTGATCACAGCTATGTAGCCAAGCTTTACAAAAAGGGCGACAAGAAAATCGCTCAGAAGGTGGGTGAAGAGGCTGTTGAAACCGCTATGGCTGTAGCGGCAGGGGACGATGCTGAGCTTATCAAAGAATCCGCTGACCTACTCTTTCATCTGATGATCCTTCTCAAAGCACGCGGCAAAGGCCTTGCCCACGTAATGGCAGAACTAGAGCGCCGCGAAGGTCTCTCCGGCCTTGTTGAGAAGGCCTCTAGAGACCAGTGA
- a CDS encoding sulfite exporter TauE/SafE family protein: MQLIPEFLSLFDAGILIVSSFFTSFLSAAIGLGGGVTLLAVMAQILPASHIVPVHGVAQLGSNISRSTLMRKHIDFRVIGYFLIGSLIGAAIGGQLVVSIEAGILQIILAAFILYATWGPKPSAKASSKYAVGIGGTLSTLLTMFVGATGPFVAALFKPQGFKRETQVATMSAGMVVQHSLKLVIFGLLGFAFGPYIPLLAMIIGSGLLGTLAGRHLLLKTSEELFTKLLNLVLTLLALRLLYVGITGL; this comes from the coding sequence ATGCAGTTGATACCTGAGTTTTTAAGTTTATTTGATGCAGGTATTTTAATTGTAAGCAGTTTTTTCACATCCTTTCTCTCAGCAGCTATAGGCCTTGGTGGCGGGGTTACGCTTCTAGCGGTGATGGCGCAAATTCTGCCAGCGTCTCATATTGTGCCTGTGCATGGTGTGGCGCAGCTTGGCTCAAACATCAGCCGTTCTACACTAATGCGGAAGCATATTGATTTCCGGGTGATAGGATATTTCCTTATTGGCAGCCTGATTGGTGCAGCAATTGGCGGGCAACTGGTTGTCTCTATCGAAGCAGGTATTCTGCAGATTATTCTGGCGGCGTTTATTCTCTATGCTACATGGGGGCCGAAGCCGTCAGCGAAAGCATCATCCAAATATGCTGTTGGTATCGGCGGCACACTCTCTACCCTGCTTACCATGTTTGTTGGGGCTACTGGACCGTTTGTAGCGGCACTTTTCAAGCCTCAAGGGTTCAAGCGGGAAACACAGGTGGCAACCATGTCTGCTGGTATGGTGGTGCAGCATAGCCTGAAGCTGGTAATTTTTGGATTGCTTGGTTTTGCTTTTGGGCCTTATATCCCGCTTCTTGCCATGATTATTGGCTCGGGGCTGCTGGGCACGTTAGCAGGAAGGCATTTACTTCTGAAAACAAGTGAGGAGCTTTTCACAAAACTCCTCAATCTGGTGCTTACTCTTCTCGCGCTACGCCTTCTCTATGTGGGTATCACTGGTCTCTAG
- a CDS encoding M23 family metallopeptidase, whose amino-acid sequence MRLIFALATFLSSTPVFAQEQASFPELSFPLKCELGENCWIARYVDRAPGKERADYTCGDRSQHNHKGTDFTLANLGEMAKGVAVLAAADGVVDVTRDGIKDEFANKSNYAEKTKVGLGNVVGIKHAGGMISYYGHMKEGSILVKKGQQVKAGEKIGEVGLSGLTAYPHMHFALRQGNIWYDPFDKKPMQAACSNGGSESAWSTNLAYRGLTLLPASFSTEPLSSESQWQTPLAQISKDSKLLFLNGRTFGTLKGDRWLMKITRPDGSIAKEYSTAIEKTQQHHRRYTGLRRPAGGFMPGIWTGEILIIRQAKDGTIEKFEDTVQVELVG is encoded by the coding sequence ATGCGACTAATATTTGCCTTAGCCACTTTTCTTAGTTCGACACCTGTATTTGCACAGGAACAAGCCTCTTTTCCTGAGCTATCATTTCCCCTGAAATGTGAACTGGGAGAAAACTGCTGGATCGCACGCTATGTAGACCGGGCACCGGGTAAAGAACGCGCTGATTACACCTGTGGTGACCGCAGCCAACATAATCATAAAGGCACTGACTTTACATTGGCAAACCTTGGTGAAATGGCCAAAGGTGTAGCCGTGCTTGCAGCAGCAGACGGTGTGGTTGATGTAACACGAGACGGCATCAAAGATGAATTTGCTAACAAAAGTAACTACGCAGAAAAAACCAAGGTAGGGCTTGGCAATGTAGTCGGCATTAAACACGCTGGTGGCATGATCAGCTATTATGGCCATATGAAAGAAGGCAGCATTCTAGTGAAAAAGGGCCAGCAGGTAAAAGCTGGTGAGAAAATTGGCGAGGTTGGGCTTTCTGGCCTGACGGCATACCCGCATATGCATTTTGCCCTGAGGCAAGGTAATATCTGGTATGATCCATTCGATAAAAAACCCATGCAGGCGGCCTGTTCCAATGGTGGCTCTGAAAGTGCATGGTCTACTAATCTGGCATATAGAGGGTTAACACTTCTGCCAGCATCGTTTTCTACAGAACCACTTTCATCTGAAAGCCAGTGGCAAACACCTTTGGCACAAATTTCTAAGGATTCTAAACTACTATTCCTGAATGGACGAACATTCGGCACTCTCAAAGGGGACCGCTGGCTAATGAAAATAACACGGCCTGATGGTTCTATCGCTAAAGAATATTCCACAGCTATCGAAAAAACGCAGCAGCATCATCGCCGCTATACCGGACTCCGTCGTCCTGCTGGTGGTTTTATGCCTGGCATATGGACCGGGGAAATCCTTATCATCCGCCAAGCAAAAGACGGTACAATTGAAAAATTTGAAGATACGGTACAAGTGGAACTGGTTGGATAG